One segment of Triticum aestivum cultivar Chinese Spring unplaced genomic scaffold, IWGSC CS RefSeq v2.1 scaffold73357, whole genome shotgun sequence DNA contains the following:
- the LOC123172847 gene encoding uncharacterized protein isoform X1 has product MEAAGAGAERADAAAAGAGAERADAAAAKAREDEVASISEKRPIHLRAVTAGIAKVSEKGHRGGTPPSPSPLVAPPYMLRLVLEWLALGLLVAVYSYADEKHLQDDYVVICGSVLLSSPPPHFIFGKLMILIPRCHRC; this is encoded by the exons ATggaggcggccggggcgggcgCGGAGAGGGCCGAtgcggcggcggccggggcgggCGCGGAGAGGGCCGATGCGGCGGCGGCCAAGGCCAGGGAGGACGAGGTTGCATCCATCAGCGAGAAGCGGCCAATCCACCTGCGTGCCGTCACTGCAGGGATAGCGAAGGTCAGCGAGAAAGGTCATCGTGGGGGCACAccgccgtctccctctcccctGGTGGCACCTCCCTAT ATGTTGAGGTTGGTCCTGGAATGGTTGGCTTTAGGACTTTTGGTGGCAGTATATTCTTATGCCGACGAAAAGCATTTGCAGGATGATTATGTGGTTATCTGTGGCAGTGTGCTCCTATCCTCCCCGCCTCCACACTTCATTTTTGGAAAACTAATGATTTTAATTCCTCGATGTCATAG ATGTTGA
- the LOC123172847 gene encoding uncharacterized protein isoform X2: MEAAGAGAERADAAAAGAGAERADAAAAKAREDEVASISEKRPIHLRAVTAGIAKVSEKGHRGGTPPSPSPLVAPPYMLRC, encoded by the exons ATggaggcggccggggcgggcgCGGAGAGGGCCGAtgcggcggcggccggggcgggCGCGGAGAGGGCCGATGCGGCGGCGGCCAAGGCCAGGGAGGACGAGGTTGCATCCATCAGCGAGAAGCGGCCAATCCACCTGCGTGCCGTCACTGCAGGGATAGCGAAGGTCAGCGAGAAAGGTCATCGTGGGGGCACAccgccgtctccctctcccctGGTGGCACCTCCCTAT ATGTTGAG ATGTTGA
- the LOC123172845 gene encoding uncharacterized protein isoform X2 — MENQGKCSSAPSGPRFTANVEMARRFEYLNKMEDITMSLGQPKLVTIPGLSLGLTYVSPMADGSWKIIEEKEKFLEECPEQWKIWREETNEWKVWQEEQESLKAADEASLLAEEQARWKAWQKDQDYVELADGAFLVADEQAQWEAWKEDENCVQVLKRRRTSNPGRRMYIQGIFYF, encoded by the exons ATGGAGAATCAAGGAAAGTGCAGTAGTGCTCCCTCGGGACCCCGTTTTACAGCAA ATGTGGAGATGGCTAGGAGATTTGAATATTTGAATAAGATGGAAGACATAACGATGTCTCTTGGGCAACCAAAGTTGGTGACTATTCCAGGTCTCAGTTTGGGACTAACTTATGTTTCGCCGATGGCGGATGGTAGTTGGAAAATTATAGAAGAGAAAGAAAAATTTCTCGAAGAATGTCCTGAGCAATGGAAGATATGGCGAGAAGAGACTAATGAATGGAAGGTATGGCAAGAAGAGCAAGAATCTTTGAAAGCAGCAGATGAGGCATCCTTGTTGGCAGAGGAACAAGCTCGATGGAAAGCATGGCAGAAAGACCAAGATTATGTAGAATTAGCAGATGGAGCTTTCTTGGTAGCAGACGAACAAGCTCAATGGGAGGCATGGAAGGAGGACGAAAATTGTGTGCAGGTTTTGAAAAGGCGACGTACTAGCAACCCAGGTCGTAGGATGTATATTCAAGGGATTTTCTATTTTTAA
- the LOC123172845 gene encoding uncharacterized protein isoform X3, translated as MVFPASARSGRRRRGRSPGIQAAVTARVRRAGMRLPAADCSSVTADAVVCGQLPVVRSGRRARSAARRPLRSCLPGGQRLDSDRFLSEDLDSRRREISLGKRPVDCTVGSTIIAGSSSASDGFESAARQSIARTV; from the exons ATGGTTTTTCCTGCTTCTGCCCGGtctggacgtcgccgccgaggtcGCTCTCCTGGGATTCAGGCGGCCGTTACTGCGCGTGTGCGCCGTGCCGGCATGCGTCTTCCTGCCGCGGACTGTTCGTCGGTGACGGCAGACGCTGTTGTGTGTGGTCAGTTGCCTGTGGTTCGTTCAGGGCGGCGTGCCCGCTCTGCGGCTCGCCGGCCGCTTCGTTCTTGCCTGCCTG GTGGCCAACGTTTGGACTCGGATCGGTTTCTTAGTGAAGATCTTGATAGCCGCCGTCGAGAGATTTCATTAGGGAAGCGGCCTGTTGATTGCACTGTTG GTTCGACCATTATTGCTGGTTCTTCTTCTGCATCTGATGGCTTTGAGTCTGCTGCTCGGCAATCCATTGCGCGAACTG TGTAA
- the LOC123172845 gene encoding uncharacterized protein isoform X1, with protein sequence MVFPASARSGRRRRGRSPGIQAAVTARVRRAGMRLPAADCSSVTADAVVCGQLPVVRSGRRARSAARRPLRSCLPGGQRLDSDRFLSEDLDSRRREISLGKRPVDCTVGSTIIAGSSSASDGFESAARQSIARTGEFLFLFSAYFLFILLSLLANASASFHWLYVSLLAQSACRRHQRVGPAHDTPACTVKR encoded by the exons ATGGTTTTTCCTGCTTCTGCCCGGtctggacgtcgccgccgaggtcGCTCTCCTGGGATTCAGGCGGCCGTTACTGCGCGTGTGCGCCGTGCCGGCATGCGTCTTCCTGCCGCGGACTGTTCGTCGGTGACGGCAGACGCTGTTGTGTGTGGTCAGTTGCCTGTGGTTCGTTCAGGGCGGCGTGCCCGCTCTGCGGCTCGCCGGCCGCTTCGTTCTTGCCTGCCTG GTGGCCAACGTTTGGACTCGGATCGGTTTCTTAGTGAAGATCTTGATAGCCGCCGTCGAGAGATTTCATTAGGGAAGCGGCCTGTTGATTGCACTGTTG GTTCGACCATTATTGCTGGTTCTTCTTCTGCATCTGATGGCTTTGAGTCTGCTGCTCGGCAATCCATTGCGCGAACTGGTGAGTTCTTGTTTCTTTTCTCTGCTTATTTTCTGTTCATTTTGTTGTCTCTCTTGGCCAACGCTTCTGCGTCCTTCCACTGGTTGTACGTGTCACTGCTGGCCCAATCGGCGTGCAGAAGACACCAGCGTGTAGGCCCAGCGCATGACACGCCCGCATGCACGGTCAAACGATGA